One window of the Takifugu rubripes chromosome 13, fTakRub1.2, whole genome shotgun sequence genome contains the following:
- the plekha7b gene encoding pleckstrin homology domain-containing family A member 7 isoform X11 — protein sequence MRLWKRKWFVLSDYCLFYYKDSREETVLGSIPLPSYVIAPVEPDDNISRRYAFKATHTGMRSYIYNRNSVIGSQAEHCGMRTYFFSADTQEDMNGWIRAMNQAALMQQSHTLKREVEKPMVSVQQAFPQTNHTHAEQSSPQADRKETSDNGVLLAPCDDARCELEERVRRCSSDYADGGAHRNGQPAVIQVTLPPEQNGNVVYQRGFVSQAGSEKHVQRKNMLAQVEQWVKVQKGDPQQSAPTAEYNLSRRTPPLKPKASTVDTTYKSLPKSPHPTSSSSPPASCSLPSDYKYAHDRLSHFRMSTDERIATKEGMVWQLYEWQQRQQFRHGSPTAPIYTGPNFTDSASFRVTMEMPRSISVPPSPCEVPPSVPCSFKPLSPRRPHTPSQRRSVKPLDEMLPGDSTRSSSPSHICAQITQTSQIERRSMPAMGYITHTVSAPTLHGKTPEELTLLLIQLRRHQAKMAGVNSPSDALTHLQHQQHSSLLGPSMQADDTYVQLKKDLEYLDLKVTGRESFKAERPSRPVKIAESDADVKLSRLCEQDKILQELEAKIRSLKDDKDKLESVLDVLHQQMEQYRDQPAHAEKIAYQQKLLQEDVVHIRAEISQVSTEMENAWNEYSRLERDVEWLKVALEGRMSRSDLPQHEKVQMRKELWRIEDVIAGLSTSKANYQVTISSVTNPERKFVPSMAASSVPSVSESPSSMEMRLSEEQHSPHLSPSSHAPTVSARGPQWGEDDVPPRPPLPQLYSHDENPPAVPPLPRETTVIRHTSVRGLKRQSDERKRDREIGQFSNGDAKGELRPFLSDPELVGAGDGSSHVGVGVSGPDGYQTLPSRGASSFSFSLNQSSSISSYVTLRRAASASGVTERPKSALERLYSGDTAQRQRAKMSADEQLERMKRHQKALVRQRKRTLSQGDRHASPSPRALSSPRPLSADLGSWKREHDFDLQLLERAVQGEEAHGVRSVQGEERPPEHKERPRPHSDEWLTFCSTAMSPPTNEVNLEPLNYDVDLNKELSLPQKVLIPERYVDSEPEEPLSPEEVEDRHRKVERIKSLLAKSSVQNIASTVALDKPEVGPLALQEQERIITMSYTLASEASLKSKLVAVPPLANLHTPPSPPLPPPPPPPPPPPPPPLPPVSLAPPSPLSNGIHYTFV from the exons ATGCGGCTGTGGAAGAGGAAATGGTTTGTTTTGTCAGACTACTGCTTGTTCTACTACAAAG ACAGCCGAGAGGAGACGGTGCTCGGCAGCATCCCCCTGCCCAGTTATGTCATCGCGCCGGTCGAGCCCGACGACAACATCAGCCGCCGCTACGCTTTCAAG GCGACCCATACAGGAATGCGCTCCTACATTTACAACAGGAACTCTGTGATTGGCTCTCAGGCGGAACACTGCGGGATGCGCACATATTTCTTCAGTGCGGACACACAGGAGGACATGAATGGTTGGATCCGGGCCATGAACCAGGCGGCACTGATGCAGCAGAGCCACACTCTAAAGAG AGAAGTGGAGAAGCCAATGGTGAGCGTGCAGCAGGCCTTCCCCCAGACCAACCATACCCACGCTGAGCAGAGCTCACCTcaggcagacagaaaggaaaCCTCAGATAATGGTGTCCTGTTGGCTCCCTGCGACGATGCCAGGTGTGAATTAGAGGAGCGGGTCAGGAGGTGCTCTTCAGACTACGCTGACGGTGGCGCCCACAGGAACGGACAGCCAGCTGTAATCCAAGTGACTCTGCCGCCAGAACAGAACGGCAATGTGGTTTATCAGAGGGGCTTCGTTTCCCAGGCTGGCAGTGAGAAACACGTGCAGAGAAAGAACATGCTGGCTCAGGTGGAGCAGTGGGTCAAAGTCCAGAAGGGGGATCCACAACAAAG CGCACCGACAGCTGAGTACAACCTCTCCCGAAGGACCCCACCCTTAAAGCCCAAAGCAAGCACAGTAGACACCACCTATAAATCATTGCCAAAGTCTCCCCatcccaccagcagcagctctccaccAGCATCCTGCAGCCTGCCCAGTGATTACAAGTATGCCCACGATCGACTGAGCCACTTCCGCATGTCCACAGATGAGCGAATAGCCACAAAGGAGGGGATGGTGTGGCAGCTGTACGAgtggcagcagaggcagcagttCCGTCACGGCAGCCCCACCGCACCAATCTACACAGGCCCCAACTTCACAGACTCGGCGTCGTTCAGAGTTACCATGGAGATGCCGCGTTCCATCTCCGTGCCCCCATCTCCGTGTGAAGTCCCTCCATCAGTCCCCTGCTCGTTCAAGCCGCTGTCGCCTCGTCGTCCTCACACTCCGTCCCAAAGGCGCTCAGTCAAACCGTTGGATGAAATGTTGCCCGGGGACAGCACAAGATCCAGCTCCCCCAGCCATATTTGTGCTCAAATCACTCAG aCTTCCCAAATAGAGAGAAGGTCCATGCCAGCCATGGGCTACATCACCCACACCGTCAGCGCGCCCACCTTGCACGGCAAAACG CCAGAGGAACTGACTCTGCTGCTCATTCAGCTTCGGAGGCACCAGGCCAAGATGGCTGGTGTGAATAGCCCCAGCGATgcactcactcacctgcagcaccagcagcacagcagtctTCTAGGCCCCAGCATGCAG GCCGATGATACTTATGTACAACTGAAGAAGGACCTGGAGTATCTAGATCTGAAG GTCACCGGACGTGAGAGCTTCAAAGCAGAACGACCGTCGAGGCCTGTGAAGATTGCAGAGAGTGACGCGGAT GTGAAGCTGAGCCGACTGTGCGAACAAGACAagatcctgcaggagctggaggccaaaaTCCGCTCTTTAAAAGATGACAAG GACAAGCTGGAGTCGGTGCTGGACGTTTTGcaccagcagatggagcagTACAGGGACCAGCCGGCCCACGCTGAGAAGATCGCCTACCAGCAGAAATTGTTGCAGGAGGACGTCGTGCACATCAGGGCCGAGATATCCCAAGTCTCCACA GAGATGGAGAACGCCTGGAACGAGTACAGCCGCCTGGAGAGGGACGTGGAGTGGCTGAAGGTGGCCCTGGAGGGGCGGATGAGCCGCAGCGATCTTCCTCAG CACGAGAAAGTCCAGATGAGgaaggagctgtggaggatCGAGGACGTCATCGCAGGCCTCAGCACCAGTAAAGCCAACTACCAAGTCACCATCTCCTCCGTTACCAACCCAG AGAGGAAATTTGTGCCTTCGATGGCGGCGTCATCAGTGCCTTCAGTGTCGGAGAGCCCGTCTTCTATGGAGATGAGActgtctgaggagcagcacAGCCCCCACCTCAGCCCCAGCAGCCACGCACCCACCGTTTCAGCCCGTGGGCCTCAGTGG GGTGAGGATGACGTGCCTCCAAGACCTCCTCTACCTCAGCTCTACAGTCACGATGAGAACCCCCCCGCGGTGCCCCCTTTACCCCGAGAAACAACAGTCATCAGGCACACGTCCGTGCGCGGCCTCAAACGCCAGTCAGACGAGCGCAAACGGGACCGAGAAATCGGCCAGTTCAGCAACGGCGACGCTAAG GGCGAGCTCAGGCCCTTCCTGAGCGACCCTGAGCTGGTGGGAGCGGGAGACGGCTCCAGCCACGTGGGCGTGGGCGTGTCCGGTCCCGACGGCTACCAGACACTACCCAGCAGAG GGGCCAGCAGCTTCTCATTCAGCCTGAATCAGTCGTCCAGCATCTCCTCGTACGTGACCCTCCGGAGAGCAGCCTCGGCCTCGGGGGTGACG gagCGACCAAAGAGCGCCTTGGAGCGCCTGTACTCCGGGGACACGGCACAGAGGCAGCGGGCGAAGATGAGCGCCGACGAGCAGCtcgagaggatgaagaggcacCAGAAGGCTCTCGTCCGCCAACGCAAACGCACCCTGAGCCAAGGAGACCGCCACGCCTCCCCGTCACCGCGCGCCCTGTCCTCCCCGCGGCCGCTCTCAGCAGATTTGGGATCA TGGAAGAGAGAGCATGACTTTGACCTGCAGTTACTGGAACGGGCggtgcagggggaggaggcgCACGGAGTCAGGAGCGTTCAGGGGGAGGAAAGACCTCCAGAGCACAAAGAGAGGCCCCGTCCACACTCTGACGAATGGCTGACCTTCTGCTCCACGGCCATGAGCCCCCCCACCAACGAGGTCAACTTGGAGCCTCTGAACTACGATGTGGACCTAAACAAAgag CTGTCTCTGCCCCAGAAGGTGCTGATTCCAGAGCGCTACGTGGACTCGGAGCCCGAGGAGCCGCTCAGTCCCGAGGAGGTCGAGGACCGCCATCGTAAAGTGGAGCGCATCAAGAGCCTCCTGGCCAAGTCCAG TGTGCAGAACATCGCGTCCACCGTGGCCTTGGACAAGCCAGAGGTGGGGCCCCTggccctgcaggagcaggagaggatcATCACCATGTCGTACACCCTGGCCTCTGAGGCGTCGCTCAAGAGCAAACTCGTCGCAG